A DNA window from Xanthomonas campestris pv. campestris str. ATCC 33913 contains the following coding sequences:
- a CDS encoding aminotransferase class IV family protein produces MPVIFCNGAPATAAQLGAAALVNYGHFTSLQVRGGATQGLELHLQRLQEGSRALFGQELTPAQVRAQLQTALQASAMADASVRITVFAQEYDFRNPLREVALDVLMAVSPPLDMPDTGLRVQVTPYVREQPELKHVGTFPLLHLRRLAMNADHDDVVLQDPQGRVLEGAFWNLGLWERGGVVWPQGASLLGTRQQLLQAGLEALGVSQIRRPVPLEELDRFDGAFACNARGQQAIVAMGPARWGPHTAQLPLLAQALQTQPWQAI; encoded by the coding sequence GTGCCGGTGATCTTCTGCAACGGCGCGCCTGCTACCGCGGCCCAGCTCGGCGCCGCGGCGCTGGTCAACTACGGCCACTTCACCTCGTTGCAGGTGCGTGGCGGCGCCACCCAGGGCCTGGAGCTGCATCTGCAGCGGCTGCAGGAGGGCAGCCGTGCATTGTTCGGACAGGAACTCACTCCCGCGCAGGTGCGTGCGCAGCTACAGACGGCCCTGCAGGCCTCTGCCATGGCCGACGCCAGTGTGCGGATTACCGTGTTCGCGCAGGAGTACGACTTCCGCAACCCGCTGCGCGAGGTGGCGCTGGACGTGCTGATGGCGGTCTCGCCGCCGCTGGACATGCCCGACACCGGGCTGCGGGTGCAGGTGACCCCCTACGTCCGTGAGCAGCCGGAGCTCAAACATGTGGGCACGTTCCCGCTGCTGCACCTGCGGCGGTTGGCGATGAACGCTGATCACGACGACGTGGTGCTGCAGGACCCGCAGGGCAGGGTGCTGGAAGGTGCGTTCTGGAATCTTGGCCTGTGGGAGCGTGGCGGCGTGGTCTGGCCGCAGGGCGCGTCCTTGCTGGGCACCCGCCAACAGCTGCTGCAGGCCGGGCTGGAGGCGCTGGGAGTCAGCCAGATCCGCCGGCCGGTGCCACTGGAGGAACTAGACCGGTTTGATGGGGCGTTTGCCTGTAATGCGCGGGGGCAGCAGGCGATCGTGGCGATGGGGCCGGCCCGCTGGGGTCCGCATACTGCACAACTGCCGCTCCTGGCCCAGGCCCTGCAGACCCAGCCCTGGCAAGCGATTTGA
- a CDS encoding LysR family transcriptional regulator, with protein MNILQSIRSFVSTVDAGSIAGGAKRLGVSPAAVSQNIARLEQHLGVRLLHRTTRSLALTERGALYVEQVRQIERDLERARQLVAGPQQAPAGRLRVASTAAFARHVLAPMLPSLRQRYPRLEIELLCTDRVVQHAQESVDVSLRIEAQLEDGLVARHIANVPFVVCAAPAYLQRCGAPQTPDELKYHDCLLLRYPVDGRYLRWNFIRDGVRFQPDLGRALVSDDVDALAAMAAAGGGITRLGAFVVQPYLLRGQLQPLFVARTGGTATPFALEPLRLYLCVADRHDFTPKVRAFMEHVLERLPDDWRISLPALRETAARPTDADEFTQSSKSDAR; from the coding sequence ATGAACATTCTTCAGTCCATTCGTAGTTTCGTCAGCACGGTGGATGCCGGCAGCATCGCCGGCGGCGCCAAGCGCCTGGGTGTGAGCCCGGCCGCGGTGAGCCAGAACATCGCGCGCCTGGAGCAACACCTGGGTGTGCGCCTGCTGCACCGGACCACGCGCAGCCTGGCACTGACCGAGCGCGGCGCGCTGTACGTGGAGCAGGTGCGGCAGATCGAACGCGACCTGGAGCGCGCGCGGCAACTGGTGGCTGGCCCGCAGCAGGCCCCGGCCGGCCGCCTGCGCGTGGCCAGCACCGCCGCCTTCGCGCGGCATGTGCTGGCACCGATGTTGCCGTCACTGCGGCAGCGCTACCCGCGGTTGGAGATCGAACTGCTGTGCACCGACCGGGTGGTGCAACACGCGCAGGAAAGCGTGGATGTGAGCCTGCGCATCGAAGCCCAGCTCGAGGACGGCCTGGTGGCGCGCCACATCGCCAATGTGCCGTTCGTGGTATGCGCAGCGCCGGCGTACCTGCAGCGCTGCGGCGCGCCGCAGACGCCGGACGAGCTGAAATATCACGACTGCCTGCTGCTGCGTTACCCGGTGGATGGGCGCTACCTGCGCTGGAATTTCATCCGCGATGGCGTGCGCTTTCAGCCCGACCTCGGCCGTGCGCTGGTCAGCGACGATGTCGACGCACTGGCCGCCATGGCCGCGGCTGGCGGCGGCATCACACGCCTGGGCGCGTTCGTGGTGCAGCCGTATCTGCTACGCGGACAACTGCAGCCGTTGTTCGTTGCTCGCACTGGCGGCACGGCCACGCCATTCGCGCTGGAGCCGTTGCGGCTGTACCTGTGCGTGGCAGACCGACACGACTTCACCCCCAAGGTGCGTGCTTTCATGGAGCACGTGCTGGAGCGGCTGCCGGACGACTGGCGGATTTCGCTCCCCGCGTTACGCGAGACAGCTGCGCGCCCGACCGACGCGGACGAGTTCACACAGTCGTCAAAGAGCGATGCGCGCTGA
- the rplS gene encoding 50S ribosomal protein L19 yields MSKLNKTILADFEAAQIQRQLPEFNQGDTVVVNVKVKEGNRERVQAYEGVVIGTKNAGLNSAFTVRKISHGFGVERVFQTHSAIIDSVEVKRRGKVRAGKLYYLRGLEGKAARIKEDLAAAAQAKAARQAAAKAE; encoded by the coding sequence ATGAGCAAACTCAACAAGACCATCCTGGCTGACTTCGAAGCCGCCCAGATCCAGCGCCAGCTGCCGGAGTTCAACCAGGGCGACACCGTCGTGGTGAACGTCAAGGTGAAGGAAGGCAACCGCGAGCGCGTGCAGGCCTATGAGGGTGTCGTGATCGGTACCAAGAATGCTGGCCTGAACTCTGCGTTCACCGTCCGCAAGATCTCGCACGGCTTCGGCGTCGAGCGCGTGTTCCAGACCCACAGCGCCATCATCGACTCGGTCGAAGTGAAGCGCCGCGGTAAGGTCCGCGCCGGTAAGCTGTACTACCTGCGTGGTCTGGAAGGCAAGGCTGCCCGCATCAAGGAAGATCTGGCTGCCGCTGCGCAGGCCAAGGCTGCTCGCCAGGCTGCTGCCAAGGCTGAGTAA
- the trmD gene encoding tRNA (guanosine(37)-N1)-methyltransferase TrmD, whose protein sequence is MRIDVISLFPEFIAQCAAFGVVGRAQERGLLELKGWNPRDHAQGNYRRVDDRPFGGGPGMVMLIEPLRACLEVAQAADARPAPVIYLSPQGRPLTQPLARELAQLPRMVLLCGRYEGVDERFLDQAVDMEISIGDYVLSGGELGAAVLVDVVTRLQDGVLNDAESAAQDSFEGPQGLLDCPHYSHPSSHAWGDVPEVLRSGNHGAIARWRRQQSLGRTWLRRPELLDEATLDKQDRRLLEEFRRELAPGDEK, encoded by the coding sequence GTGCGCATCGACGTCATCAGCCTGTTTCCCGAGTTCATCGCGCAATGCGCGGCGTTCGGCGTGGTCGGGCGGGCGCAGGAACGTGGGTTGCTGGAATTGAAGGGTTGGAATCCGCGCGACCATGCGCAGGGCAATTACCGCCGGGTGGACGACCGTCCCTTCGGTGGCGGCCCTGGCATGGTGATGTTGATCGAGCCGTTGCGGGCCTGTCTGGAAGTGGCGCAAGCCGCCGATGCGCGGCCGGCACCGGTGATCTACCTCAGCCCGCAAGGGCGTCCGCTGACCCAGCCACTGGCGCGCGAGCTGGCCCAGTTGCCACGGATGGTGCTGCTGTGCGGGCGCTATGAAGGTGTCGACGAGCGTTTTCTCGACCAGGCCGTGGACATGGAAATCTCCATCGGCGACTACGTATTGTCCGGTGGCGAGCTCGGTGCGGCGGTACTGGTGGATGTGGTGACCCGGTTGCAGGACGGCGTGTTGAACGATGCCGAATCCGCAGCCCAGGACAGTTTCGAAGGCCCGCAGGGGCTGCTGGACTGCCCGCACTACAGCCATCCATCCAGCCATGCCTGGGGTGATGTGCCGGAGGTGCTGCGGTCGGGCAACCACGGCGCCATTGCGCGCTGGCGGCGGCAGCAATCGTTGGGCCGGACCTGGCTGCGTCGGCCGGAATTGCTCGACGAGGCCACGCTGGATAAGCAGGATCGACGTCTGCTGGAAGAGTTCCGTCGCGAACTTGCCCCGGGCGACGAGAAATAA
- the rimM gene encoding ribosome maturation factor RimM (Essential for efficient processing of 16S rRNA), whose protein sequence is MKPTERRILLGRIVGAFGVKGELKLESWTEPRSAIFRYQPWIVRTPSGQESVLSGVRGRDQGKNLIAVFPDITDRDTVEAMHGTEIYVARSALPPPKPDEYYWVDLEGLQVETVEGVKLGTVSHLFSTGSNDVVVVRGDRERMIPFVLPEYVKSVDFEANLIVVDWDPDF, encoded by the coding sequence ATGAAGCCGACCGAGCGCCGCATCCTGTTAGGCAGGATTGTCGGCGCTTTTGGTGTCAAGGGCGAGCTCAAGCTCGAATCCTGGACCGAGCCGCGCAGTGCGATCTTCCGCTATCAGCCGTGGATCGTGCGCACGCCGTCGGGTCAGGAGTCGGTGCTCAGTGGAGTCCGTGGGCGCGATCAGGGCAAGAACCTGATTGCGGTGTTCCCCGACATCACCGACCGCGACACCGTCGAAGCCATGCACGGGACCGAGATCTATGTCGCCCGCAGTGCGCTGCCGCCGCCCAAGCCCGATGAGTATTACTGGGTCGATCTGGAAGGCTTGCAGGTGGAAACCGTCGAGGGCGTCAAGCTCGGCACGGTCTCGCATCTGTTCTCCACCGGGTCCAACGATGTGGTGGTGGTGCGCGGCGATCGCGAGCGGATGATCCCGTTTGTGTTGCCGGAGTACGTCAAGTCGGTGGATTTCGAGGCCAATCTGATCGTGGTCGACTGGGATCCGGATTTCTGA
- a CDS encoding alpha-N-arabinofuranosidase has product MQWISNTLRQPRSWLLPAVLIALTVSGSGAQAADVQVRGTLQVEKPGAQVSRHLFGQFAEHLGTGVYGGLWVGPESSIPNTRGYRNDVLAALKAIAVPNIRWPGGCFADEYHWRDGIGAPGKRPISVNTHWGGVEESNRFGTHEFMDFTELLGTDAYVAGNVGNAAPDEIAQWVEYMTAGTRSSLAEQRRANGRQAPWKVPFFGVGNELWGCGGNMRVEYAADVYRRYQTFVKAPSDQKILKIAPGPNNDDYHWTEVMMREAGTLMDGLSLHYYTVPGGWPPRASSTDFDEAAWIETLSRTLVMDELITKHSAIMDRYDPAKKVALVVDEWGTWYAGLPGANPGFLHQQNSLRDALVAALNIDIFSAHADRVRMANIAQMINVLQAMILTDGDRMVLTPTYHVFAMYKPFQDATHLPLQLQPPDYRHGDIHVPAVHGSAVKAKDGHVYVALTNLDANSPATVSVAVDGVSVRGVEGQLLTAPTITAHNTFAAPRTVQPTAFTGARIQGNTLQVALPARAIVMLKLR; this is encoded by the coding sequence ATGCAGTGGATTTCCAACACCTTGCGGCAACCGCGTTCATGGCTGTTGCCGGCCGTGCTGATCGCACTGACCGTGAGCGGTAGTGGCGCGCAGGCGGCCGATGTGCAGGTGCGCGGCACGCTGCAGGTAGAGAAGCCAGGCGCGCAGGTGTCGCGGCATCTGTTCGGGCAGTTCGCCGAGCACCTGGGCACCGGCGTGTATGGCGGTCTCTGGGTTGGACCGGAGTCTTCCATTCCCAACACGCGCGGCTATCGCAACGACGTGCTGGCGGCACTGAAGGCGATTGCGGTGCCGAATATCCGCTGGCCCGGCGGCTGCTTCGCCGATGAGTACCACTGGCGCGATGGCATCGGCGCGCCCGGCAAACGCCCGATCAGCGTCAACACGCACTGGGGCGGCGTGGAAGAGTCCAACCGCTTCGGCACGCACGAATTCATGGACTTCACCGAGCTGCTGGGCACCGACGCGTACGTGGCGGGCAATGTCGGTAATGCCGCGCCGGACGAAATTGCACAGTGGGTGGAATACATGACCGCCGGCACGCGCTCCAGCCTGGCGGAGCAACGTCGCGCCAACGGCCGCCAGGCACCGTGGAAGGTGCCGTTCTTCGGCGTCGGCAATGAGTTGTGGGGCTGTGGCGGCAACATGCGGGTGGAGTACGCCGCCGATGTGTATCGGCGCTACCAGACCTTCGTCAAGGCGCCGTCCGACCAGAAAATCCTGAAGATTGCGCCCGGCCCCAACAACGACGATTACCACTGGACCGAGGTAATGATGCGCGAGGCGGGCACGCTCATGGATGGCCTGAGCCTGCATTACTACACCGTGCCTGGCGGCTGGCCGCCGCGCGCCTCCTCCACCGACTTCGACGAAGCAGCCTGGATCGAGACGCTGTCGCGCACGCTGGTGATGGACGAGCTGATCACCAAGCACAGCGCGATCATGGACCGCTACGACCCGGCCAAGAAAGTGGCGTTGGTGGTGGACGAATGGGGCACCTGGTACGCCGGCCTGCCTGGCGCCAACCCGGGCTTTTTGCACCAGCAGAACAGCCTGCGCGATGCGCTGGTGGCAGCGTTGAACATCGACATCTTCAGTGCGCATGCCGATCGCGTGCGCATGGCCAATATCGCGCAGATGATCAATGTGCTGCAGGCGATGATCCTGACCGATGGCGACCGGATGGTGCTGACCCCGACCTATCACGTATTTGCGATGTACAAGCCGTTCCAGGATGCCACCCACCTGCCACTGCAATTGCAGCCCCCCGACTATCGGCATGGCGACATCCACGTGCCCGCCGTGCATGGCTCGGCGGTCAAGGCCAAGGATGGGCATGTGTATGTGGCGCTCACCAATCTGGATGCCAACAGCCCGGCCACGGTCAGCGTGGCGGTGGACGGGGTCAGCGTGCGCGGCGTGGAGGGGCAACTGCTCACCGCACCGACGATCACCGCGCACAACACCTTCGCTGCGCCCCGCACCGTGCAACCAACCGCCTTCACCGGCGCGCGGATTCAGGGCAACACGCTGCAGGTGGCGCTGCCGGCACGGGCGATCGTGATGCTCAAGCTACGTTAA
- a CDS encoding DUF2314 domain-containing protein, which produces MSDTRMYFADNQDAALQAGYVAARHTFKFFWRELSWEYRRIVPGLDMAAVKLPFATDSAAQEVHAAPTHEHMWISDVHFDGEQISGSLLNEPEWIEALTAGDAVSAPFADLEDWMYVVDGKVYGGHTIDAMRRGMAPDERAEHDAAWGLDFGEPGAVRLVPAQAAARKPGLFDKMFGGKGTPVAPGIEDPLQQEHPMSENMGPKFDEGLRDQPEMVQLRDDAGWTLLQRDALAGNYQPVALLLQHGADPTLRTPSGKTALDLARQMQWPRIVHLLEGAH; this is translated from the coding sequence ATGAGCGATACCCGGATGTATTTCGCAGACAACCAGGATGCCGCGTTGCAGGCGGGCTATGTCGCCGCGCGCCACACGTTCAAATTCTTCTGGCGTGAGTTGTCCTGGGAATACCGCCGCATCGTTCCGGGCCTGGATATGGCCGCAGTCAAACTGCCGTTCGCCACCGACAGCGCCGCGCAGGAAGTGCACGCTGCGCCAACGCATGAGCACATGTGGATCTCCGATGTGCACTTCGACGGCGAGCAGATCTCCGGCAGCCTGCTCAACGAACCGGAATGGATCGAAGCGCTCACAGCCGGCGACGCGGTGTCGGCGCCGTTCGCGGATCTGGAAGACTGGATGTACGTGGTCGACGGCAAGGTCTACGGCGGCCACACCATCGATGCCATGCGGCGTGGCATGGCGCCGGACGAGCGCGCCGAGCACGATGCCGCCTGGGGCCTGGATTTCGGTGAGCCCGGCGCGGTGCGGCTGGTGCCGGCACAGGCCGCGGCGCGCAAACCGGGCCTGTTCGACAAGATGTTCGGCGGCAAGGGCACGCCTGTTGCGCCGGGGATCGAAGATCCGCTGCAACAGGAGCATCCGATGAGCGAGAACATGGGCCCCAAGTTCGACGAAGGCCTTCGCGATCAGCCGGAGATGGTGCAACTGCGCGATGACGCAGGTTGGACGCTGTTGCAGCGCGATGCGCTTGCGGGCAATTACCAGCCAGTCGCCTTGCTGCTGCAGCATGGGGCCGACCCCACCTTGCGCACTCCGAGCGGCAAGACCGCGCTGGACCTGGCACGGCAGATGCAGTGGCCCAGGATCGTGCACTTGCTGGAAGGCGCGCACTGA
- a CDS encoding aldose epimerase family protein, whose product MQRVFGTLADGVQVHALRLRGDGDLEAEVLTYGGILHALELTTPQGRVPLVLTLPDLPAYAADNDSLNILVGRFGNRIAGARYTLDGVTHVLAANEGRNQLHGGLHGFGRRVWEVLEQAPNRVVLGYTSPDGEEGYPGTLQVRAQLQVQGNRLHLDFEAQCDAPTPLNLTHHPYFNLSGDPQTRAASQVLRVPAERYLPVDAESIPTGEIASVAGTPFDFRTPAALAERIDPAHPQVVLGKGYDQCLVLAKDAHNDCIAELYSPQSGVALRITSDAPAVQLYEGQHLDSHHPGLGRGVCLEPQDYPDAPNQPAFPSAILRPGQVYRRRIAYHFAAPGPEQPWTSVIAALNA is encoded by the coding sequence ATGCAGCGAGTGTTCGGAACCTTGGCGGACGGTGTCCAGGTGCATGCGCTGCGCTTGCGTGGCGATGGCGACCTGGAAGCGGAAGTGCTCACCTACGGCGGCATCCTGCACGCGCTGGAACTGACCACCCCGCAAGGCCGCGTGCCGCTGGTGCTGACACTGCCCGATCTGCCCGCCTACGCCGCCGACAACGACAGCCTCAACATCCTGGTCGGCCGCTTCGGCAACCGCATCGCTGGCGCCCGCTACACCCTGGACGGCGTGACCCATGTGCTCGCCGCCAACGAAGGGCGCAATCAGCTACATGGGGGGCTGCATGGCTTCGGGCGGCGCGTGTGGGAGGTGCTGGAGCAGGCGCCGAACCGGGTGGTGCTCGGCTACACCTCGCCCGATGGCGAGGAAGGCTACCCCGGCACCTTGCAGGTACGCGCGCAGCTGCAGGTGCAGGGCAATCGCCTGCATCTGGATTTCGAAGCGCAGTGCGATGCCCCCACGCCGTTGAACCTCACCCATCACCCGTATTTCAATCTGTCCGGTGACCCGCAGACACGCGCGGCCTCGCAGGTATTGCGCGTGCCTGCGGAGCGCTATCTGCCCGTGGATGCCGAATCGATTCCGACCGGCGAAATTGCCTCGGTCGCGGGGACGCCCTTCGATTTCCGCACGCCTGCTGCGCTGGCCGAGCGCATCGACCCTGCGCATCCGCAGGTGGTGCTCGGCAAGGGCTACGACCAGTGCCTGGTGCTGGCGAAGGACGCGCACAACGACTGCATCGCCGAGCTGTACTCCCCGCAGAGCGGCGTCGCGCTGCGCATCACCAGCGATGCGCCGGCGGTACAGCTGTACGAAGGCCAGCATCTGGATAGCCACCATCCCGGCCTGGGCCGTGGCGTCTGCCTGGAACCGCAGGACTATCCGGATGCGCCCAATCAGCCAGCGTTCCCGTCGGCGATCCTGCGCCCGGGCCAGGTATATCGGCGGCGCATTGCCTACCACTTTGCGGCCCCCGGGCCGGAGCAGCCGTGGACGTCGGTGATCGCTGCGCTGAATGCGTGA
- the ffh gene encoding signal recognition particle protein, translating into MFESLTQRLSGTMERLRGRGRLTEENIREATREVRIALLEADVALPVVQALIERIKVRAVGQEVLKSLTPGQALIKIVRDELTAVMGAAAADLNLNVPAPAIILMAGLQGAGKTTTVGKLAKHMKEKRKKKVMVVSADVYRPAAIEQLKTLAEQVGVLFFPSDASQKPVDIVRAAISDARKSFADVLLVDTAGRLAIDAAMMDEIKALHAAVNPTETLFVVDAMTGQDAANTAKAFGEALPLTGVVLTKTDGDARGGAALSVRYITGKPIKFVGTGEKTDGLDVFHPDRVASRILDMGDVLSLVEQVEHSVDQEKAAKLAAKVAKGKKFDLNDMKEQLEQMQNMGGIHGLMDKLPGMGQIPDNVKQQVTGKEVPRMIAIINSMTKKERRNPALLNGSRRARIARGSGMQPADVNKLMKQYQQMEKMMGKLAGGGMKGLMRNMKGMMGAMGGRGGMPFR; encoded by the coding sequence ATGTTCGAGTCCCTTACCCAACGTCTCTCCGGCACCATGGAGCGCCTGCGTGGCCGTGGCCGCCTGACCGAGGAGAACATCCGCGAAGCCACCCGTGAGGTGCGCATTGCGCTGCTGGAGGCCGACGTCGCGCTGCCGGTGGTACAGGCCCTGATCGAACGCATCAAGGTGCGTGCAGTAGGCCAGGAAGTGCTCAAGTCGCTGACCCCGGGCCAGGCGCTGATCAAGATCGTGCGCGACGAGCTCACCGCCGTCATGGGCGCCGCCGCTGCCGACCTCAACCTCAATGTGCCGGCGCCGGCCATCATCCTGATGGCGGGCCTGCAGGGTGCGGGCAAGACCACCACCGTGGGCAAGCTCGCCAAGCACATGAAGGAAAAGCGCAAGAAGAAGGTCATGGTGGTCTCGGCCGACGTCTATCGCCCGGCCGCGATTGAGCAGCTCAAGACCCTGGCCGAACAGGTCGGTGTGCTGTTCTTCCCCTCCGATGCCTCGCAGAAGCCGGTGGACATCGTGCGTGCGGCCATCAGCGATGCACGCAAGTCCTTCGCCGACGTGCTGCTGGTCGATACCGCCGGCCGCCTGGCGATCGATGCGGCGATGATGGACGAGATCAAGGCGCTGCACGCCGCGGTCAATCCCACCGAAACCCTGTTCGTGGTCGATGCGATGACCGGCCAGGACGCGGCCAACACCGCCAAGGCCTTCGGTGAGGCACTGCCGCTCACCGGCGTGGTGCTGACCAAGACCGACGGCGACGCGCGCGGCGGTGCGGCCCTGAGCGTGCGCTACATCACCGGCAAGCCGATCAAGTTCGTCGGTACCGGCGAAAAGACCGACGGCCTGGACGTGTTTCATCCGGACCGCGTGGCCAGCCGCATCCTGGACATGGGCGACGTGCTGTCGCTGGTGGAGCAGGTCGAACACAGCGTCGACCAGGAAAAGGCCGCCAAGCTCGCCGCCAAGGTCGCCAAGGGCAAGAAGTTCGACCTCAACGACATGAAGGAACAGCTTGAGCAGATGCAGAACATGGGCGGCATCCATGGGCTGATGGACAAGCTGCCGGGCATGGGCCAGATCCCGGACAACGTCAAGCAGCAGGTCACCGGCAAGGAAGTGCCGCGCATGATCGCCATCATCAACTCGATGACCAAGAAGGAACGCCGCAACCCGGCCTTGCTCAACGGCTCGCGCCGCGCCCGCATCGCGCGCGGCTCCGGCATGCAGCCGGCCGACGTGAACAAGCTGATGAAGCAGTACCAGCAGATGGAAAAGATGATGGGCAAGCTGGCCGGCGGCGGCATGAAGGGCCTGATGCGCAACATGAAAGGCATGATGGGCGCCATGGGCGGCCGCGGTGGTATGCCGTTCCGCTGA
- a CDS encoding cytochrome C assembly family protein, producing the protein MTIVLIAFALYLLAAGLLTRAVLRDGNQSPARWLLPALAAVALHAGYHVLVAFRTAGGPDMHFFAALSLTGLGMAGLTAVFGGRGRMAAVGVVVFPLAAILLACYHGYGHEPSADLGWRLELHAWMALLAYATLGIAALLAIMLWLQERALRRRDFHTWLRALPPLTELETLLFRTITVGFILLTLTLLTGLLFVQDFLAQRLLHKTVLSILSWIVFGALLIGRWRNGWRGTKAVHWTLTAMALLVLSFFGSKFVIELVLGPRGG; encoded by the coding sequence ATGACAATCGTTCTCATCGCCTTTGCCCTGTACCTGCTGGCCGCCGGACTGCTCACCCGCGCCGTACTGCGCGATGGCAACCAGTCGCCCGCGCGCTGGCTGCTGCCGGCCCTGGCGGCCGTGGCACTGCATGCCGGCTATCACGTGCTGGTGGCGTTTCGCACTGCGGGCGGGCCGGACATGCACTTCTTCGCCGCACTGTCGCTGACCGGGCTGGGCATGGCCGGACTGACCGCGGTGTTTGGCGGACGCGGGCGCATGGCAGCGGTGGGCGTAGTGGTGTTTCCGCTGGCGGCAATCCTGCTGGCCTGTTACCACGGCTACGGCCACGAACCCAGCGCGGATCTGGGCTGGCGGCTGGAACTGCATGCCTGGATGGCGCTGCTGGCCTACGCCACGCTGGGGATCGCCGCGTTGCTGGCGATCATGCTGTGGCTGCAGGAGCGTGCGCTGCGCCGGCGCGACTTCCACACCTGGCTGCGGGCGCTGCCGCCATTGACTGAGCTGGAAACGCTGCTGTTCCGCACGATCACGGTGGGCTTCATTTTGCTCACCCTGACCTTGCTGACCGGCCTGCTGTTCGTGCAGGACTTCCTGGCCCAGCGGCTGCTGCACAAGACCGTGCTGAGCATCCTGTCGTGGATCGTATTCGGCGCGCTGCTGATCGGCCGCTGGCGCAACGGCTGGCGCGGCACCAAGGCGGTGCATTGGACGCTGACCGCCATGGCCTTGCTGGTGCTGTCGTTCTTCGGCAGCAAGTTCGTGATTGAACTGGTGCTGGGGCCGCGCGGCGGCTGA
- the rpsP gene encoding 30S ribosomal protein S16 → MVKIRLTRGGAKKRPFYHIIVTDVRSARDGRNIERLGYYNPVAQGAEPRVVLDVARVDHWVGQGAQLTDKVRNLYREASKSQAAAA, encoded by the coding sequence ATGGTCAAGATTCGACTGACCCGCGGCGGCGCCAAGAAGCGTCCGTTCTACCACATCATCGTGACCGACGTGCGCAGCGCGCGCGACGGCCGCAACATCGAGCGCCTGGGTTACTACAACCCGGTTGCGCAGGGCGCCGAGCCGCGCGTCGTGCTGGACGTTGCACGCGTCGACCATTGGGTCGGCCAGGGCGCACAGCTGACCGACAAGGTGCGTAACCTGTATCGCGAAGCCTCCAAGTCCCAGGCCGCTGCGGCCTGA
- a CDS encoding NAD(P)H-dependent flavin oxidoreductase → MAAATLATDGPYAHVAAFCQRFGLRVPILLSPMAGACPVPLSAAVAAAGGMGAMGAVLSQPQDIVAWVQAFRQASDGPAQINLWIPDPAPDRDADAEARMRAFLEQWGPAVAADAGDATPAGFDAQFDALVEARPAVASSIMGVFRPDQVSRLKSAGIAWFACATTLEEARAAQAAGADAVVAQGAEAGGHRGAFDASQAERQMTGLFALLPRLVDHLEIPVIAAGGIADARGIAAALTLGASAVQIGTGLLRTPEAALPGAWANALAATEPEQTWPTRAFSGRLGRSIATAYVRAAAAVDAPPPAPYPVQRALTAVMRQAAARENRLDALQAWAGQSAWMAPAQPAADLVTQWWAQAQARVCR, encoded by the coding sequence ATGGCCGCCGCGACCCTGGCGACAGACGGTCCCTATGCGCACGTAGCCGCGTTCTGTCAGCGCTTCGGGCTGCGCGTGCCGATCCTGCTCAGCCCGATGGCCGGCGCCTGCCCGGTGCCGTTGTCGGCTGCGGTGGCCGCGGCGGGCGGCATGGGCGCGATGGGCGCGGTGCTCTCGCAACCGCAGGACATCGTGGCCTGGGTGCAGGCCTTCCGGCAGGCCAGTGACGGGCCTGCGCAGATCAATCTGTGGATCCCCGATCCGGCGCCCGACCGCGACGCCGATGCCGAAGCGCGCATGCGTGCATTTCTGGAGCAGTGGGGCCCGGCGGTGGCGGCCGATGCCGGCGATGCCACCCCGGCCGGTTTCGATGCGCAGTTCGATGCATTGGTGGAGGCCCGCCCGGCAGTGGCCTCCTCGATCATGGGCGTGTTCCGGCCCGATCAGGTCAGCCGCCTGAAATCCGCCGGCATCGCCTGGTTCGCCTGCGCCACCACATTGGAGGAGGCACGCGCGGCGCAGGCTGCGGGCGCCGATGCGGTGGTTGCGCAGGGGGCGGAAGCCGGCGGTCACCGCGGCGCGTTCGATGCCAGCCAGGCCGAGCGCCAGATGACCGGGTTGTTCGCGTTGCTGCCTCGTCTGGTCGACCACCTGGAGATTCCGGTCATCGCCGCCGGCGGCATTGCCGATGCACGTGGAATTGCTGCGGCCCTCACCCTGGGCGCCAGCGCGGTGCAGATCGGCACCGGCTTGTTGCGCACGCCCGAAGCGGCGCTGCCCGGCGCCTGGGCCAACGCCCTGGCGGCCACAGAGCCGGAGCAGACCTGGCCAACACGTGCATTTTCCGGGCGCCTGGGGCGGTCGATCGCCACGGCTTACGTCCGCGCCGCCGCCGCAGTGGACGCGCCACCGCCGGCGCCCTACCCGGTACAGCGCGCGCTGACGGCGGTGATGCGCCAGGCGGCCGCCCGCGAGAATCGCCTTGACGCCTTGCAGGCCTGGGCCGGGCAGTCCGCATGGATGGCGCCCGCGCAGCCGGCCGCCGACCTCGTCACGCAGTGGTGGGCCCAGGCACAGGCACGCGTGTGCCGGTGA